The following are encoded in a window of Tessaracoccus flavescens genomic DNA:
- a CDS encoding integrase catalytic domain-containing protein encodes MAARVEITKKYAKAYAAAPKKGKSQILDHVVEITGWNRDHARQQLVARLKQAPGRATATVAVIDRRKTKACKYSYDARLILQRVWAASGGSCGQYLAASMSDLIDAMEAEGELVPSQDRYSAEVRAELESMSAATIDRYLAPARAKDPIRGKTATKPGSLLRNSITVRKAGDEVEAEPGFFEVDTVAHCGPTLKGEFARSVNFTDMHTGWSFTYSIRNNAHLHIRTAFDHFIAQVPFAVTGIDCDNGSEFINHDLIGWAGQREVFFTRSRPYKKNDQATIESKNNHLVRRYGFYHRYDTATELALLNQLWPLVNDRLNFFTPTKKPEGWATDTVGRRKRLYDKPRSPYQRLLAAGVLNPAQETELAAYKATLKPVAMQRRITEIQQELTRLAGRKTARLEQHIAWKAPDPAGLKTRAS; translated from the coding sequence ATGGCAGCCCGAGTCGAGATCACGAAGAAGTACGCCAAGGCCTATGCCGCGGCCCCGAAGAAGGGCAAGTCCCAGATCCTCGACCACGTGGTCGAGATCACCGGCTGGAACCGTGACCATGCCCGCCAGCAGTTGGTGGCCCGGTTGAAACAGGCCCCGGGACGGGCCACCGCGACGGTCGCGGTGATCGATCGGCGCAAGACCAAGGCGTGTAAGTACTCCTACGACGCCAGGCTGATCCTGCAGCGGGTATGGGCGGCCTCGGGGGGCAGCTGCGGGCAGTACCTCGCCGCATCCATGAGCGATCTGATCGATGCGATGGAAGCCGAAGGCGAACTGGTGCCTAGCCAGGACCGTTACAGCGCCGAGGTCAGGGCCGAGCTGGAATCGATGTCGGCGGCCACGATCGACCGGTACCTCGCACCGGCGCGGGCGAAGGACCCGATCCGAGGAAAGACCGCCACCAAGCCCGGCAGCCTGCTACGAAACTCGATCACCGTGCGTAAAGCCGGTGACGAGGTCGAAGCCGAACCCGGGTTCTTCGAAGTCGACACCGTGGCCCACTGCGGCCCCACGCTGAAGGGCGAGTTCGCCCGCAGCGTGAACTTCACCGACATGCACACCGGCTGGAGCTTCACCTACTCCATCCGCAACAACGCCCACCTCCACATCCGGACCGCGTTCGACCACTTCATCGCCCAGGTCCCGTTCGCGGTCACCGGGATCGATTGTGACAACGGCTCGGAGTTCATCAACCACGACCTGATCGGCTGGGCCGGCCAACGAGAGGTGTTCTTCACCCGGTCGCGGCCTTACAAGAAAAACGATCAAGCCACCATCGAATCGAAGAACAACCACCTCGTGCGCCGCTACGGCTTCTACCACCGCTACGACACCGCCACCGAACTCGCGTTACTCAACCAGCTATGGCCGCTGGTCAACGACCGGCTCAACTTCTTCACCCCCACGAAGAAACCCGAAGGCTGGGCCACCGACACCGTAGGGCGCCGCAAACGCCTCTACGACAAGCCACGCTCCCCCTACCAGAGGCTCCTGGCCGCCGGGGTCCTCAACCCCGCCCAGGAAACAGAACTAGCCGCCTACAAGGCCACCCTCAAACCCGTCGCAATGCAACGACGCATCACCGAGATCCAACAGGAGCTCACCCGACTCGCAGGCCGAAAGACAGCCCGTCTCGAACAACACATCGCATGGAAGGCACCCGACCCCGCCGGCCTCAAAACCCGGGCCAGCTAA